One segment of Ricinus communis isolate WT05 ecotype wild-type chromosome 8, ASM1957865v1, whole genome shotgun sequence DNA contains the following:
- the LOC8284669 gene encoding vacuolar protein sorting-associated protein 2 homolog 1 has protein sequence MSFLFGKKKTPAELLRENKRMIDKSIREIERERQGLQAQEKKLIVEIKKNAKQGQMGAVRVMAKDLIRTRHQIEKFYKLKSQLQGVALRIQTLKSTHAMGEAMKGVTKAMGQMNRQMNLPSLQRIMLEFERQNEKMEMVTEVMGDAIDDALEGDEEEEETEELVNQVLDEIGININNELVNAPSAAVSAPAAKNKVAQAESTGTHDESGIDDDLQARLDNLRRM, from the exons AtgagttttctttttggcAAAAAGAAAACCCCTGCAG AGCTTTTGAGGGAAAATAAGAGGATGATAGATAAATCAATTAGAGAAATAGAAAGGGAAAGACAAGGTCTGCAAGCTCAAGAAAAGAAGTTAATTGTggagattaaaaagaatgcCAAACAAGGCCAaatg GGAGCTGTAAGAGTAATGGCGAAAGACCTTATCAGAACTCGACATCAGATTGAGAAGTTTTATAAGCTTAAATCACAACTTCAGGGTGTGGCTTTAAGAATCCAG acaTTGAAATCAACTCATGCAATGGGGGAGGCCATGAAAGGTGTCACAAAGGCAATGGGCCAGATGAATAGGCAGATGAACTTGCCATCCCTGCAGAGGATAATGCTAGAGTTTGAGAGGCAGAATGAAAAGATGGAAATGGTTACCGAGGTAATGGGCGATGCTATTGATGATGCTCTGGAaggagatgaagaagaagaagaaacagaaGAGCTTGTAAATCAGGTGCTTGATGAGATTGgcatcaatattaataatgag CTGGTGAATGCACCCTCAGCTGCTGTCTCTGCACCAGCTGCAAAGAACAAGGTTGCCCAAGCTGAATCAACCGGGACTCATGACGAAAGTGGGATAGATGATGACTTACAGGCAAGATTAGATAATTTGAGAAGGATGTGA
- the LOC8284670 gene encoding protein BIG GRAIN 1-like A, with protein sequence MDHHQRENPSFSSTLLDAIYRSIDESNGKGEEELILYRETMRKKHSSNGFKDGAAVKEERKTSLKKACMIEKWMEEKVSYEKVAIRRKSMADFDKINTRKDFTHRPVLLNSSSTSSESSSGGGFSSSESESVYGLSSRSSSTNYTMQRPKPIRTSASARPVDELGMYNHHHPTTQKPNNKHHEGSFVKTKSKALKIYGDLKKVKQPISPGGRLASFLNSLFTAGNAKKAKISSPSGYEERTKFKSEQTSTCSSASSFSRSCLSKTPSSRGNGTKRSVRFYPVSVIVGEDSRPCGHKTLYGTDQENPSLMTITTTRVPTNEELKFHVMNESRRVEEVARDLLRNFQKKKQEEFDVSNGNVPRYQELEEDDDNEEEEDDDDAASYASSDLFELDNLSAIGIERYREELPVYETTHLDTNRAIANGLLL encoded by the coding sequence ATGGATCACCACCAAAGAGAAAATCCGTCTTTCTCTTCAACTCTTCTTGATGCAATTTACCGTTCGATAGACGAATCAAACGGTAAAGGAGAAGAAGAGTTGATTTTGTATAGAGAAACTATGAGGAAGAAGCACAGCAGTAATGGTTTCAAAGATGGAGCTGCAgttaaagaagaaagaaaaacaagtttGAAAAAAGCATGCATGATTGAGAAATGGATGGAGGAGAAAGTAAGCTACGAAAAAGTTGCTATCCGGAGAAAATCCATGGCTGATTTCGACAAAATAAATACTCGAAAGGATTTCACTCATCGTCCTGTGTTGCTTAACTCGAGTTCTACTTCTTCAGAGTCGAGCTCTGGTGGTgggttttcttcttcagaatctGAATCAGTTTATGGTCTGAGTTCAAGATCATCGTCAACTAATTACACCATGCAAAGGCCAAAGCCAATTAGAACAAGTGCTTCTGCTCGGCCTGTTGATGAACTTGGTATGTACAATCATCATCACCCCACAACACAAAAGCCTAATAATAAGCATCATGAAGGCAGTTTTGTCAAGACAAAATCCAAAGCCTTGAAAATCTATGGTGATCTCAAGAAAGTCAAGCAGCCTATTTCCCCTGGTGGCCGTCTTGCAAGCTTTCTCAACTCTCTTTTCACTGCCGGAAATGCGAAGAAGGCGAAGATATCTTCGCCGTCAGGGTATGAGGAAAGGACCAAGTTCAAGTCCGAGCAGACATCAACATGTTCTTCAGCTTCTTCATTCTCAAGGTCTTGTCTAAGCAAGACTCCTTCCTCCAGAGGAAATGGAACTAAAAGATCGGTAAGGTTTTATCCGGTTAGTGTAATTGTTGGTGAGGATTCCAGGCCTTGTGGGCACAAAACTTTATATGGCACTGATCAAGAGAATCCTAGTCTGATGACAATCACTACAACAAGAGTTCCTACCAATGAAGAGCTCAAGTTTCATGTAATGAATGAAAGCCGCCGAGTTGAGGAGGTTGCAAGAGATCTTTTAAGGAattttcaaaagaagaagcaaGAAGAGTTCGATGTTAGCAATGGCAATGTTCCACGATACCAAGAATTAGAAGAAGATGACgataatgaagaagaagaagatgatgatgatgcagCAAGTTATGCAAGTTCTGACTTGTTTGAATTAGATAATCTTTCTGCTATTGGGATTGAAAGGTATCGAGAAGAATTGCCTGTGTATGAAACAACTCATCTCGATACTAATCGAGCCATTGCCAATGGCTTACTTCTGTAA